DNA sequence from the Actinomycetota bacterium genome:
CGCGCCGTGCAGGAAGAAGAGATACATCGCCGCCGGGAATACATTGAGCAACCCCTGGAGGGTAGCCGTAAACGCGGAGAGGCTTCGCGCCAACTCCTTGCCTTTGAGGTTGGTATCCACCGAGAGCAGGGCGAAGATGAAGAGGAGCGAGGCGATGAATGCCTGGTACTTGGACCAGAGCCACAGCTCTTCGAGCTTGATACCGGCGAAGAGGTACAGTGGTGATTCGGGATAATAGAGAAGAGCGATTGCGAGGCCGAGAAATGCGTTGGCCAGTATTATAAATCCCATAAACCGGTAGACCTCCTGAAAAGCGCTGTATGCTTGGTATTTCGACAGAAAAGAGGGCCCGGTTTAGGGCTTTTCGCATCAATATTCGCTTACGGCCGCTGTCAAAGGCACAATCAGGAATGTTCGTGTCCGAGCTGGTATAATATCATATTATGAATAATTCTAAACGAAGGACGGGCCGGCTTCGGGGTGCCGTAGGTCTGGGACCGGCGTTTCTAGCGGGGGCACTTATTGCGGGGGCATCGTGGTTGAAACGCAAAGAGAGCACGAAAGCGCTGGCGAGGTTTCATGGTGCGCGTTTACACGACCTTCTCCACAGCTATTTCTATTTCAGGTGGAACGCAACCTATCTCAAGCCCGTTAAATATATCCTTGAGCATCCCGAGAAATTTCCCAAGCGCATTTATATGGGCGCGGGCAGAAGGCTCATGCAGACACACCATTCAAAGGTCGTAAGCACCGGCACCGCCAGGCGACTGGTCGGCATAGAAGAGCCGGTTCGTATGAGCAACTCCGAGCAGGTGTTGCCTTTCGAGAGAGCGCGCGACATCATCCTCGAGAACCCGGGATGTATCGCGGTCACCGGGTGCGCCTGCCGCAAAATCGCCGATGACCCGTGCGGCCCGCTCGATGTCTGTCTCGTCCTTGGGGAGCCGTTTGTAAGTTTTGTCGTCGAGCACCAAAAGGACGGCGCGAGAAGGATAGATTCGGGTGAGGCGCTCGCCATCCTAGAGCGCGAGCATGAGCGCGGACGTGTCCACACGGCCTGGTTTAAAGACGCCGCCGGGGATCGGCTGTACTCTATCTGCAATTGCTGTTCGTGCTGCTGCCTGGGCATCCACGCGCTCTCGCACGGCTTTGATGTCGTCGCGTCATCCGGCTATGTCGCGCAGGTGGACGACGCTGAATGCGTACTTTGCGAGGAGTGCCTGGACGCCTGCCACTTCGGCGCGCTAAGCGTGACGGACGCGGTCGAAATCGATACGGATAAGTGCATGGGCTGCGGCGTATGCGTC
Encoded proteins:
- a CDS encoding 4Fe-4S binding protein; this translates as MNNSKRRTGRLRGAVGLGPAFLAGALIAGASWLKRKESTKALARFHGARLHDLLHSYFYFRWNATYLKPVKYILEHPEKFPKRIYMGAGRRLMQTHHSKVVSTGTARRLVGIEEPVRMSNSEQVLPFERARDIILENPGCIAVTGCACRKIADDPCGPLDVCLVLGEPFVSFVVEHQKDGARRIDSGEALAILEREHERGRVHTAWFKDAAGDRLYSICNCCSCCCLGIHALSHGFDVVASSGYVAQVDDAECVLCEECLDACHFGALSVTDAVEIDTDKCMGCGVCVSECPEDAITLYEDTAKAHPLLLL